A single genomic interval of Vibrio maritimus harbors:
- a CDS encoding YgaP family membrane protein yields MKVENGIRILAGTMVLISLILTVYVSHHFVWFTVFIGLNLIQSGFTGFCPPRRLLLKLGLKE; encoded by the coding sequence ATGAAAGTTGAAAACGGCATTCGAATTCTCGCAGGAACCATGGTTTTGATCTCGCTAATACTGACTGTATACGTGAGCCATCATTTTGTATGGTTTACGGTATTTATCGGTCTTAATTTGATTCAAAGTGGTTTCACCGGTTTTTGTCCGCCACGAAGACTGTTGTTAAAGCTTGGTCTAAAGGAATAG
- a CDS encoding endonuclease/exonuclease/phosphatase family protein, protein MRYGYLTFSLLIGISLFPTLVGATTIMTWNIEWLTTTPSKKFPTSYRTQEDFSALKTQFMQTSPDILAFQEVDSIEAISRVVGPDYDIYLSDRSLPSNKQHQFSEINQYTGFAVRHGHTVKDVADFPLSKGGRLRFASAIELTLENGTRINLLSVHLKAGCSGKYTSNKSCKTLKQQGTVLNSWLKQLESNDKSYVLLGDFNHNLAYSGDWLWATLTKDLDAVPRLATKSTKAECKVRSNRNPNKTHQFRSLIDHIVVSPDLRSSPALQNVMPTKSVLDYQMSDHCPISLTLYK, encoded by the coding sequence ATCCGTTATGGTTACCTGACGTTTTCCCTACTAATAGGAATATCACTTTTTCCTACACTAGTAGGTGCGACCACGATAATGACATGGAACATAGAGTGGCTTACAACGACGCCATCGAAAAAGTTTCCAACGAGTTATCGTACTCAAGAGGACTTTTCCGCACTGAAGACGCAATTCATGCAAACCAGTCCCGATATTCTCGCATTCCAAGAAGTGGACAGCATAGAGGCAATTTCTCGAGTTGTTGGACCCGATTATGACATCTACCTCTCAGACCGATCATTACCCAGCAATAAACAGCACCAGTTTTCAGAAATAAATCAGTATACCGGCTTTGCCGTTCGTCATGGTCATACTGTAAAAGACGTTGCTGACTTCCCCCTAAGTAAAGGTGGGCGGCTTCGTTTTGCCTCTGCGATTGAGTTGACGTTAGAGAACGGGACTAGGATTAACCTCCTTTCTGTGCACCTTAAAGCCGGATGCAGTGGCAAATACACATCTAACAAATCGTGTAAGACACTCAAACAGCAAGGCACAGTCCTTAACAGTTGGCTCAAGCAACTTGAATCTAATGATAAATCGTATGTATTGCTTGGAGACTTTAACCACAATCTTGCTTATTCAGGCGACTGGCTCTGGGCAACTCTCACGAAAGACCTCGATGCTGTGCCAAGGCTGGCAACGAAATCCACTAAAGCCGAGTGTAAAGTACGTTCTAATCGAAACCCAAACAAGACTCATCAGTTTCGGTCTCTGATCGACCATATTGTCGTCAGTCCCGATTTACGCAGCAGTCCAGCCCTACAGAATGTTATGCCGACCAAGAGTGTTCTTGATTACCAAATGAGCGATCATTGCCCAATTTCACTAACACTGTATAAATAA
- a CDS encoding patatin-like phospholipase family protein codes for MKFAVISLFIVSLSGCATKGAIENKPMVNSSDLPPYSVGESINQRDEGDISLTLAFSGGGVRAAALSYGTLLALRDTKIMTSKGEVRLLDEVDYIASVSGGSFTSAYYGLYGDRIFEDYESEFLYRKVGDDLIHLLFSPTLWFSENGRSEKAIEYYQEELFHNATFADLQRSDGPMIVINATDLGGGVRFSFLQEYFDLICSDLHSYPVANAVTASAAVPIVFNPVVLKNHHACLRDTRFVLDRESDNAQIQNTLEGLRSYSDKDARPFIHLVDGGISDNLGLLAIYEVVESAGGDQEFFETIKARPLSDFVIIVVDASTTPKYGFELSDDEPSFADTFNAMSDVQLHRYNDATKDLIRKKMPEWSAAVANENITPKPHFIDITLNSPHYKDKKFQLNAIPTDMSLDDESVTLLIDEGRQQLLNNPTFQALVESLK; via the coding sequence ATGAAATTTGCCGTCATCTCTCTGTTTATCGTTTCCCTCAGCGGCTGCGCTACTAAAGGCGCGATAGAAAATAAGCCCATGGTCAACAGTAGTGATTTACCACCTTATTCCGTTGGCGAGTCCATTAATCAGAGAGATGAAGGTGATATCTCTCTGACTCTCGCCTTTTCCGGCGGTGGCGTTAGGGCTGCAGCTCTCTCATACGGCACGCTGTTGGCGCTTCGGGATACCAAGATCATGACCTCAAAGGGCGAAGTTAGACTTTTAGATGAAGTCGACTATATCGCGTCTGTGTCTGGAGGTAGTTTCACATCGGCCTATTATGGTCTGTACGGGGACCGAATCTTCGAAGACTACGAGTCAGAGTTTCTCTATCGAAAAGTTGGCGACGACCTCATTCATCTATTGTTTAGCCCGACCCTTTGGTTTTCAGAAAATGGACGCTCGGAAAAAGCGATAGAGTATTATCAAGAAGAACTGTTCCACAACGCAACGTTTGCTGACCTGCAGCGTTCAGATGGACCAATGATCGTCATTAACGCGACAGATTTGGGTGGTGGTGTGCGCTTCTCCTTCCTTCAAGAATATTTTGATTTGATATGCTCAGATCTTCATTCGTATCCAGTCGCAAACGCAGTGACCGCATCAGCAGCAGTGCCCATAGTTTTTAATCCCGTCGTCCTTAAAAACCATCACGCCTGTTTGAGAGATACTCGATTCGTGTTGGATAGAGAAAGCGATAATGCGCAAATTCAAAATACGTTGGAGGGACTGCGCAGCTACAGTGACAAAGATGCTCGCCCTTTTATCCATCTAGTAGACGGTGGAATATCGGACAATCTAGGATTACTGGCGATATATGAGGTTGTTGAAAGTGCTGGCGGTGACCAAGAGTTTTTCGAGACAATAAAAGCCAGACCACTATCCGACTTTGTCATCATTGTTGTCGATGCCTCGACGACACCCAAATACGGTTTTGAGCTCTCAGACGACGAACCCAGCTTTGCTGATACGTTTAATGCGATGAGTGATGTACAACTTCACCGATACAATGACGCAACCAAAGATCTCATCAGAAAGAAGATGCCAGAATGGTCTGCCGCTGTCGCCAATGAAAACATAACTCCCAAGCCGCATTTCATCGATATCACTTTGAACTCGCCTCACTACAAAGACAAAAAATTCCAACTTAATGCGATACCAACGGATATGTCTCTCGATGATGAGTCAGTCACCTTACTCATCGATGAAGGGCGACAACAGCTCCTGAACAATCCTACCTTTCAAGCCTTGGTAGAATCGCTTAAATAG
- a CDS encoding amino acid aminotransferase has protein sequence MFSQLPEPALDPILSLSVAYRNDPRTDKVDLGIGVYRNSDGQTPIMKAIAEAQRIVTAQQQTKAYVGLAGCEEFNQSIAKVVFGETPIYDRMSVIQTPGASGGLRMLGDLMNVAAPGTTVWLSNPSYVNHKPVMEAAGLTVKFYRYFNTATKQVDRDAMLTDLSQAGQGDVVLLHGCCHNPTGADISLDDWKAITELSVKNGFVPFVDVAYQGFGDGLDQDALGLRHMAENVEEMLLTTSCSKNFGLYRERTGAAIVIGKNSAEANNAKGKLLTLARATYTMPPDHGAALVKTILADEYLTNMWTTELSEMQQRLVSLRDGLCKALKNSHSTDEFDFIMSHKGMFTVLGFTAEQMQRLRNDFGIYGVDDGRINIAGLSESQLPYVADALAAVSQK, from the coding sequence ATGTTCTCTCAGTTACCCGAGCCAGCGCTCGATCCAATTCTTTCTCTTTCCGTTGCTTACCGAAATGATCCCCGTACCGACAAAGTTGATTTAGGTATCGGTGTATACAGAAACAGCGACGGTCAAACTCCTATTATGAAGGCGATAGCTGAAGCTCAGCGTATCGTCACCGCGCAACAGCAAACCAAGGCCTACGTGGGTCTTGCTGGATGCGAAGAGTTCAACCAAAGCATTGCCAAGGTTGTTTTCGGTGAAACGCCAATCTACGACCGTATGTCAGTGATTCAAACGCCAGGTGCAAGTGGTGGTCTCCGTATGTTGGGCGACCTAATGAACGTGGCAGCGCCAGGTACCACGGTTTGGTTGTCAAACCCAAGTTACGTAAACCACAAGCCTGTCATGGAGGCTGCAGGTCTCACCGTTAAGTTCTACCGCTACTTCAATACAGCGACAAAACAAGTAGACCGCGATGCAATGCTGACGGATCTAAGTCAAGCAGGTCAGGGCGATGTTGTTTTACTTCATGGTTGCTGTCATAACCCAACGGGCGCTGACATTTCATTGGATGACTGGAAAGCGATCACAGAGCTTAGCGTGAAAAATGGTTTTGTTCCGTTTGTAGATGTTGCTTATCAAGGTTTTGGTGATGGTCTCGACCAAGACGCATTAGGTCTGCGCCACATGGCTGAAAACGTCGAGGAAATGTTGCTAACCACATCTTGTTCCAAGAACTTTGGCCTTTATCGAGAGCGCACTGGTGCAGCAATCGTAATCGGTAAAAACTCAGCAGAGGCTAATAACGCCAAGGGTAAACTGCTTACCCTTGCGCGAGCTACCTATACCATGCCGCCTGATCACGGGGCTGCATTAGTAAAAACTATCTTAGCAGATGAGTATCTGACGAATATGTGGACGACAGAACTTTCTGAGATGCAACAGAGACTTGTGTCGCTTCGTGATGGTCTTTGCAAAGCACTGAAAAATTCACATTCAACGGATGAATTTGACTTCATCATGTCTCACAAAGGCATGTTTACTGTGCTAGGATTTACAGCAGAACAAATGCAACGCCTACGCAACGACTTTGGTATTTATGGTGTTGACGATGGTCGTATTAATATTGCGGGTCTGTCTGAGTCTCAATTGCCATATGTCGCTGATGCATTAGCAGCAGTAAGTCAAAAATAA
- the nrdG gene encoding anaerobic ribonucleoside-triphosphate reductase-activating protein: MNYHQYHPIDVVNGPGTRCTLFVSGCVHQCRGCYNQATWSLHSGHSFTQELEDQIIADLNDTRIKKRGLSLSGGDPLHPANVDAVLKLVQRVKAECVGKDIWLWSGYLLSELTPEQKQVVDLVDVLVDGKFEKDLADPELEWRGSANQVIHRFTDL; this comes from the coding sequence ATGAATTATCATCAGTATCATCCAATCGACGTGGTCAATGGACCTGGTACGCGTTGTACTCTCTTTGTTTCTGGCTGTGTTCACCAATGCCGAGGGTGCTATAACCAGGCAACATGGTCTTTGCATTCTGGGCATTCGTTTACTCAAGAGCTTGAAGACCAAATCATTGCTGATCTCAATGATACTCGCATCAAAAAGCGCGGTCTGTCTTTATCGGGAGGCGATCCACTTCATCCTGCGAATGTCGATGCTGTGCTTAAACTCGTTCAACGAGTTAAAGCTGAGTGTGTGGGTAAAGATATTTGGCTTTGGTCGGGTTATCTTCTAAGTGAACTCACACCAGAGCAAAAACAAGTCGTTGATCTTGTCGATGTGCTGGTGGACGGTAAGTTTGAAAAAGATCTTGCCGATCCAGAGCTTGAATGGCGTGGTAGCGCCAATCAGGTCATTCATCGCTTTACTGATTTATGA
- the nrdD gene encoding anaerobic ribonucleoside-triphosphate reductase, giving the protein MKTIVIKRDGSRAPFTKDRIEAAVVSAAEHADKEFELYAKNVALAVELKLQDCEHVDIQEIQTHVENELMQGPYKGLARSYIEYRHDRDVAREKKSALTKEIEGLIEESNADLLNENANKDGKVIPTQRDLLAGIVAKHYAKTRILPRDVVQAHDEGDIHYHDLDYAPFFPMFNCMLIDLKGMLTHGFKMGNAEIDTPKSISTATAVTAQIIAQVASHIYGGTTINRIDEVLAPYVKASYDKHLQIAQEWDIHQPEAFATARTEKECYDAFQSLEYEVNTLHTANGQTPFVTFGFGLGTSWESKLIQTSILKNRIAGLGKNKKTAVFPKLVFAIKDGLNHKSEDPNYDVKQLALECASKRMYPDILNYDKVVEVTGSFKTPMGCRSFLNTYEENGELQHEGRNNLGVVSLNLPRIAIKANGSVDKFYELLNDRLVLARKALETRISRLEKVKARVAPILYMEGACGVRLKADDSIAPIFKNGRASISLGYIGIHETMTALFGNDTHMYDDNQMRDMALDIIKHMKSVVNEWAQETGYAFSLYGTPSENLCSRFCQIDTKEFGVIEGVTDKGYYTNSFHLDVQKKVNPYDKIDFEMPYPEVSSGGFICYGEFPNMQRNIEALENVWDYSYSRVPYYGTNTPIDECYECGYTGEFDCTSKGFTCPKCGNHDSTRVSVTRRVCGYLGSPDARPFNFGKQEEVKRRVKHL; this is encoded by the coding sequence GTGAAAACAATCGTAATCAAGAGAGATGGCTCTCGTGCTCCGTTTACAAAGGATCGTATTGAAGCTGCTGTGGTAAGTGCGGCGGAACATGCAGACAAAGAGTTCGAACTGTACGCTAAAAATGTGGCGTTAGCAGTCGAACTTAAGCTGCAGGATTGCGAACATGTGGATATTCAGGAAATCCAAACGCATGTAGAAAATGAGCTAATGCAGGGTCCATATAAAGGGCTGGCTCGTTCATACATCGAATACCGTCACGACCGCGATGTTGCGCGTGAGAAGAAGAGCGCTCTGACTAAAGAGATTGAAGGTCTTATCGAAGAGAGCAATGCCGATCTTCTTAATGAGAACGCTAATAAAGACGGTAAAGTGATTCCAACTCAGCGCGACCTGCTTGCAGGTATCGTTGCTAAGCACTATGCAAAAACGCGTATCTTACCGCGTGATGTTGTGCAAGCTCACGATGAAGGCGATATTCACTATCACGATCTAGATTACGCACCTTTCTTCCCAATGTTTAACTGTATGCTGATCGATCTTAAAGGCATGCTTACTCACGGTTTCAAAATGGGTAACGCAGAGATTGATACGCCAAAATCTATTTCGACGGCGACAGCGGTAACGGCACAGATCATTGCTCAGGTAGCAAGCCATATTTATGGTGGTACGACAATCAACCGTATTGATGAAGTACTAGCACCATATGTTAAAGCAAGCTACGACAAGCATCTTCAAATTGCGCAAGAGTGGGACATCCACCAGCCAGAAGCATTTGCAACAGCTCGTACAGAAAAAGAGTGTTACGACGCGTTCCAGTCATTAGAGTATGAAGTGAACACCCTGCATACTGCTAACGGTCAGACTCCGTTTGTTACCTTTGGTTTTGGCCTTGGCACAAGTTGGGAATCTAAGCTTATTCAAACGTCTATTCTTAAGAACCGAATTGCGGGTCTAGGTAAGAACAAAAAAACGGCGGTATTCCCGAAACTGGTCTTTGCCATTAAAGATGGATTGAACCACAAGTCAGAAGATCCTAACTACGATGTTAAGCAACTGGCGTTAGAGTGTGCATCAAAACGTATGTACCCAGATATTCTTAACTACGATAAAGTAGTTGAGGTAACGGGTTCGTTCAAGACGCCGATGGGTTGTCGTAGTTTCCTAAACACGTACGAAGAGAATGGTGAACTGCAGCATGAAGGGCGTAACAACCTTGGTGTGGTGAGTCTTAACCTTCCTCGTATTGCAATCAAAGCGAATGGTAGTGTCGATAAATTCTATGAACTATTGAATGATCGCCTAGTGCTTGCACGTAAAGCGCTTGAGACTCGCATTAGTCGTTTAGAGAAAGTGAAAGCACGAGTGGCCCCGATCCTTTATATGGAAGGTGCATGTGGCGTCCGACTTAAAGCTGACGACTCGATTGCTCCAATCTTTAAAAATGGTCGCGCATCGATTTCTCTTGGTTACATCGGTATCCACGAGACAATGACTGCACTGTTTGGAAACGACACTCACATGTATGACGATAATCAAATGCGCGATATGGCGTTGGATATCATCAAGCATATGAAGAGCGTAGTAAACGAGTGGGCACAAGAAACAGGCTATGCATTCAGCCTTTACGGTACGCCGAGTGAAAACCTATGTAGCCGTTTCTGCCAAATCGATACGAAAGAGTTTGGTGTTATTGAGGGTGTGACCGATAAAGGTTACTACACCAACAGTTTCCACCTAGACGTACAGAAGAAAGTAAACCCTTACGATAAGATCGACTTTGAGATGCCATACCCAGAAGTGTCATCAGGCGGCTTTATCTGCTACGGCGAGTTCCCGAACATGCAACGCAATATCGAAGCGTTGGAGAACGTGTGGGACTACAGTTACAGTCGTGTTCCTTACTATGGCACCAACACACCAATTGATGAGTGTTATGAGTGTGGCTACACGGGTGAATTTGACTGTACCAGTAAAGGCTTTACATGCCCTAAATGTGGTAACCACGATTCTACGCGTGTATCTGTAACTCGTCGTGTTTGTGGCTATCTAGGTAGTCCTGATGCTCGTCCATTTAACTTCGGTAAACAAGAAGAAGTTAAGCGCCGCGTCAAACACCTGTAA